ACAGGGCAGCGATGACACGCCTGAAGACGTTATCGGTGTGATCCAGCTTGAATATGCCGACTGGCAGGTACGCCCGAAGGCCAAGGAAATTGAACATAAAATCCTTGATGCCACGCGTGATCTTGCCGGTATCCAGGTTGAAATCCGTGCAGCCGAAGCAGGCCCGCCCCAGGGCAAGGATGTGCAAATCCAGTTGCGGTCCCATTACCCGGAACTGCTGGATAAAACATCAGCCCAAATCATGGATGGCCTGCATAAAATCGGTGGTCTTTACAATTTTGAAGACGGCAAATCCCCCCCGGGCATTGACTGGGAATACAAGGTGGACCGTGCCCAGGCACTTAAATTCGGGGCTGATATTGCAACGATTGGCAATACGGTAAAGCTGGTCACAAACGGCATTCTGTTTTCGACCTATCGCCCCGATGATTCGACCGAGGAAATCGACATTGTGGGACGTTTCCCGCAAGATCGCCGCACCCTTGAAGAATTGCAGCGCCTTAATATTGTGACCGACAAGGGGCTGGTGCCGGTTTCCAACTTCATCACGCGCACTGCCGAACCCAAAACCGGCACCCTGCACCGTGTTGACAGCCGTCGTGCCCTGACCGTCAAGGCCGACGTCACCGAAGGCATCCTGGTTGATACCAAGGTGCAGGAGGTCAAACAGTGGTTAAAAACCCTTGATATCGACCCGCGTGTGAATGTCGAGTTCAAGGGCCAGGACGAAGAACAGCAGAAATCGGCAGACTTCCTTAAAAATGCCTTCTCGGTTGCGCTGTTTATCATGTTCATCATTCTGGTGACGCAGTTTAACTCGATCACCAGTTCGCTTCTGATCATGGTTGCGATCATTATGTCGACAGCCGGGGTTCTGGGCGGGTTGCTGTTAACGGGGCAGGCCTTTTCCATCGTCATGAACGGGATTGGCATTGTCGCGCTGGCCGGGATCGTGGTGAACAACAATATCGTTCTGATCGATACCTATGACCGGCTGAAATTAACGGCGGACAATATTGAAGATGCCATCCTGCAAACCTGTGCGCAGCGCCTGCGCCCAGTGATGCTGACAACCGTGACCACCATTCTTGGTCTGGTGCCGATGGTCTTTCAGATCAATATCGACTTTGTCACCCGTGAATTTTCCATCGGTGCACCGTCAACCCAGTGGTGGGTACAATTGGCAACCTCGATTGCCTTTGGCCTGACCTTTGCGACGGTTCTGACGCTGGTCTTTACGCCCTGCGCCCTCCTGATGGTGGCCCGAATGGGCAAAGCCTGGCGGCGCTGGCGCGGCAAGGATGAAAAGCCAGCCGAAACCAGCGGGAATGCGCCAGTCAGCATTGATTAACCTGGCCCCACCCACTGCTACGTAAAAACCACAAAGTGAAAGCTGCCCTACCTTGGGGCAGCTTTTTTTACTATCACTAGGTGGTGGGATTGGCTATACTAAGGAATAGATCACTCAAGGATAATAGGACCAGATTTAACACTGGCGCGGTCGACAAGGAACTTCGACATATGCGGATACGGCGCTTTGCCATAGCAGCCTGCCACATTGCCTTACTGGCCGGATTTTCCGGCAAAGCAGCCGCGCAACAGGAGCTGACCTGGGCGATTCCGCCCTTTCCCCCCGCCTATATCGAAGAACATGGCGAAATAACCGGCTATGCCGCACAGACCCAGCAATGGCTGATGGACCGTTTGCCGCAATATCACCATGTTGCCAAACGCGTACCACTGGCGCGCCTGCTTGCGGAAATGCGCAGCGATGAATTGCGCTGTTCGCTGACACTGATCCCGACGGAAGAACGCAAGGAATATATCTATTTCGCCAAGCCGATCATGATCAGCCTGGCACCGTCAGTCATTGTACTTAAACGTCAGCTTCCGGCGTTTCGCCCTTACCTGAATGCACGCAACGAGGTCGAACTGGACCGCCTGCTGGACGATATTTCCATGAATGTTGCCCTGCGCCATGGCCGATCCTATGGCGAGTTCATCGACAAAATTGTCGCGCGCCATCGCAGCCAGACCAACATCATCACCGTTGGCAGCGACGAAAAATTCATTCAGCTTCTGGAAATGGGCCGCCTGGACTGGGCAATGTATTTACCAACCGAAGCCGAATATCACCACCGCAAGGCCAACACCCCGGGTGAAATCCTTTCCCTGCCCATTGCGAACGCCAAGCCTTATATCGAGGCGACAATGGGATGTTCGAAAACCAGGGCAGGCAAGCAAGCGATCGAGGATGTCAATGCCATACTCGATGCCTATCCACAGCGCCCGTGGCTACGTTTTTACCAGGCTTGGGTTCCCCCCGGCGACCGCGTGCGCTATCGCCAGATGCTTGAAACCGTTACCACCACCCGCCTGACCCAGGCCGACCCGGCGGAAGAACCTGCATCACAATAAAGCGCTTTGCTTTTAATCAGGTTCATTTTGCTGCCGCCCCGTACAAACGACATGGCAAAGCCTGCCGGAAAACTATTTTGAGGTGGTGGGGAAACAGGCAGCGGACACAATCAGTTTCCACGAAAAAACAAAGGCCAGCCACATAACCGGGCTGGCCTTTGACATTTACAATTTTCATTCAACCCGACCGGGCTAAGTTCGAACCTAGTTCTGGTGAACGCGGTTCAGGCCATCTTCGGGGTCATCGTCAGACTGGCCAAGGTCTTCTTCTTCGTCGGGTTGATCTTCAAGCTGCTGCTGTTCAACGCCCATGCGGCGATAGGAACGGTAGCTGAAAAAGAAGGTCGCGAAATAGACACCGGCAATCACCGACAGGGTCAGCCAGGGCGAGGACACCAGGAACGCAACCGACGCGCCAAAAGCCAGCATCAGCGGCAGGACCCATGCCCGGGGAATTTTGACCTTTTTGAAGCTGAAGGTCGGCATGCGCGACACCATCAGCACCGCGATCAGAACGATATAGGGTGCCGTGATGAAGGGGGTATCGAAAATGCCTTCGCCAAACTGGAAGCTAAGCACAATCGGCCACATTGAAAGGGCGGCTGCCGCCGGGGCCGGAACCCCGGTAAAAAAGCGATAGGCCCAGGTTGGCATTTCGGGTTCACCCAGCATCTGGGTATTGAAGCGTGCCAGTCGCAGGGACATGCACACAGCAAAAAGCAGACAAAGCGCCCAGCCGATCGGCCCCAATTGATGAAGCGACCAGAAATACATCAGCAATGCCGGTGCAACACCAAAACAGACAAAGTCGGAAAGCGAATCAAGTTCGGCCCCGAACCGGCTGGAGGCATTGAGCATGCGGGCAAGGCGGCCATCAAGGCCGTCAATGATCCCGGCAATCAGGATAGCGGTAACCGCGGCTTCCCAATGGTCCTGCATGGCAAACCGGATCGAGGTCAAACCCGCGCACATCCCCATAAGGGTTGCGACATTTGGGGCCAGACGGGACAGGGACAAAGCCTTGAACCGCCGCGGCCGGTTGCTATTGGGACCATAGGGCATTAACGGATCTCCCCGGTTGCGGGCGCAGCGGCTGATTCGGACACATCGGCCAGAACCGTTTCGCCTGCGATGGTAAGCTGACCCACGCAAACCTTTGGTTCAACACCGGCGGGCAGATACACATCCACGCGCGAGCCAAAACGGATCAGGCCGAAACGTTCACCGGCCTTGAGGATCGAACCACGGCCAACATCACACAGGATGCGGCGTGCCACCAGACCGGCAATCTGGACAACACCAAATTCCCGACCCGCGCTGTCGCGGACCAGCAGGATCTGGCGTTCGTTATGTTCGGATGCCTTGTCAAGTTCGGCGTTGACGAACTTGCCCGGAACATAGGCCTCACCAACGATTTCACCATTGATCGGCGAGCGATTGACGTGAACGTTAAACACATTCATGAAAATCGAAATACG
The window above is part of the Thalassospira marina genome. Proteins encoded here:
- the pssA gene encoding CDP-diacylglycerol--serine O-phosphatidyltransferase is translated as MPYGPNSNRPRRFKALSLSRLAPNVATLMGMCAGLTSIRFAMQDHWEAAVTAILIAGIIDGLDGRLARMLNASSRFGAELDSLSDFVCFGVAPALLMYFWSLHQLGPIGWALCLLFAVCMSLRLARFNTQMLGEPEMPTWAYRFFTGVPAPAAAALSMWPIVLSFQFGEGIFDTPFITAPYIVLIAVLMVSRMPTFSFKKVKIPRAWVLPLMLAFGASVAFLVSSPWLTLSVIAGVYFATFFFSYRSYRRMGVEQQQLEDQPDEEEDLGQSDDDPEDGLNRVHQN
- a CDS encoding TIGR02285 family protein; translated protein: MRIRRFAIAACHIALLAGFSGKAAAQQELTWAIPPFPPAYIEEHGEITGYAAQTQQWLMDRLPQYHHVAKRVPLARLLAEMRSDELRCSLTLIPTEERKEYIYFAKPIMISLAPSVIVLKRQLPAFRPYLNARNEVELDRLLDDISMNVALRHGRSYGEFIDKIVARHRSQTNIITVGSDEKFIQLLEMGRLDWAMYLPTEAEYHHRKANTPGEILSLPIANAKPYIEATMGCSKTRAGKQAIEDVNAILDAYPQRPWLRFYQAWVPPGDRVRYRQMLETVTTTRLTQADPAEEPASQ
- a CDS encoding phosphatidylserine decarboxylase, with translation MKSVLVPINSEGWKFIAIFAAVTVILFLIAQPLGWIGVILTLWCAYFFRDPDRVTPVDENLVIAPADGRICMISQAPLPKELELQDQSPRTRISIFMNVFNVHVNRSPINGEIVGEAYVPGKFVNAELDKASEHNERQILLVRDSAGREFGVVQIAGLVARRILCDVGRGSILKAGERFGLIRFGSRVDVYLPAGVEPKVCVGQLTIAGETVLADVSESAAAPATGEIR